One genomic window of Acidobacteriota bacterium includes the following:
- a CDS encoding sigma 54-interacting transcriptional regulator: protein MLSMSASAPTPSSDYQLRRYRALLAVSEAITAHRDLPSLLQALSQQINQVVQCDLISVVLYDADRNTMRLHSLQSSVALPKKESLELGLHESPAGQVWLSQKPLLVTHTDQLSAYPQVLERLQQSGIKSFCMLPMNSVGRSLGVLGFGSLDESAYNECDVTFLEKVTRQVAIAVDNALNFEQARTAQQALASERDRSQLLLEVNNAVVTILDLKKLLQTVSTRLRQVLHHDFAILALYEEETKSLRVHALDSSRNWDYLEENEVVPLSETAGEQAVNRRETIIINQKDRSQFHSEFTARIAAQGIQSSCIAPLISHDHVLGILAVSSLQDNAFSQADADLFSQISRQVAIAVENALAFNQIEALKNKLTSEKVYLEEEIQSQYNFAEIIGQSPSLANVFKQVEIVAPTDSTVLILGETGTGKELIARAIHSLSDRRERTLVKMNCAAIPTGLLESELFGHERGAFTGAISQRIGRFELAHKGTLFLDEVGDIPLELQAKLLRVLQEGEFERLGSTRTQKVDVRLIAATNANLEQLVAERQFRSDLFYRLNVFPIHLPPLRERSGDIPLLVAFFAQKFARRFRKKIETIPADAIARLEQYPWPGNVRELENFIERAVILSRGAELEIPPGGPALPEDANPISTAPSVATLNSLAKPATVTLADSERNAILQALRETNGIVGGANGAAARLGLKRTTLISKMNKLGINRSQTNGS from the coding sequence ATGCTTTCCATGAGTGCTTCCGCGCCAACGCCATCTTCTGATTACCAGTTGCGCCGCTACCGCGCGCTGCTGGCGGTGTCGGAAGCTATCACCGCGCATCGCGATTTGCCTTCGTTGCTACAAGCCCTGTCGCAACAAATCAATCAGGTCGTGCAATGCGACCTGATCAGCGTGGTGCTGTACGATGCCGACCGGAACACCATGCGGTTGCATTCGCTGCAATCCAGCGTCGCGCTTCCCAAAAAAGAGTCCCTGGAACTCGGCTTGCACGAAAGCCCAGCCGGACAGGTCTGGCTGTCGCAAAAACCGCTGCTTGTCACTCACACCGATCAACTTTCGGCGTACCCGCAGGTTCTGGAACGGTTGCAACAAAGCGGAATCAAATCGTTTTGCATGCTGCCGATGAATTCTGTTGGGCGAAGTTTGGGAGTATTGGGATTCGGCAGTTTGGACGAATCCGCTTACAACGAATGCGATGTCACCTTTCTGGAAAAAGTCACGCGCCAGGTCGCCATTGCCGTAGACAATGCGCTGAACTTCGAGCAGGCGCGAACTGCGCAACAGGCGTTGGCTTCAGAACGCGACCGCTCGCAATTGCTGTTGGAAGTCAACAACGCCGTCGTCACGATTCTCGACCTCAAAAAACTGTTGCAAACCGTCTCCACGCGCTTGCGCCAAGTGTTGCATCACGACTTTGCTATCCTTGCTTTGTACGAAGAAGAGACCAAAAGCCTGCGCGTTCACGCGCTGGATTCGTCGCGCAACTGGGATTATCTGGAAGAAAACGAAGTCGTTCCGCTTTCGGAAACCGCCGGTGAACAAGCTGTCAATCGGCGCGAAACCATTATCATCAATCAAAAAGATCGCAGCCAGTTCCATTCGGAATTCACCGCGCGCATCGCGGCCCAGGGAATTCAATCAAGCTGCATCGCGCCGCTGATTTCTCATGACCACGTGCTGGGAATTCTGGCTGTCAGCAGTTTGCAAGACAACGCATTTAGCCAAGCGGATGCCGACCTGTTCAGCCAGATTTCGCGTCAGGTCGCCATCGCCGTTGAAAACGCGCTGGCGTTCAACCAGATCGAGGCCCTGAAAAACAAGCTGACCAGCGAAAAGGTCTACCTGGAAGAAGAAATCCAAAGCCAGTACAACTTCGCCGAAATCATCGGCCAAAGCCCTTCGCTGGCGAATGTGTTCAAACAAGTCGAGATCGTTGCGCCGACCGATTCGACGGTGTTGATTTTGGGCGAAACCGGCACCGGCAAAGAATTGATTGCGCGCGCCATTCACAGTTTGAGCGACCGCCGCGAACGCACGCTGGTTAAAATGAATTGCGCAGCGATTCCGACCGGCTTGCTGGAAAGCGAATTGTTCGGACACGAACGCGGCGCATTCACCGGCGCGATTTCGCAACGCATTGGCCGGTTTGAATTGGCGCACAAAGGCACGCTGTTTCTGGATGAAGTCGGCGACATTCCGTTGGAGTTGCAGGCCAAACTGCTTCGCGTTTTACAGGAAGGCGAATTTGAACGCCTGGGCAGCACGCGCACGCAAAAAGTGGACGTGCGATTGATTGCCGCCACCAATGCCAATTTGGAGCAACTGGTCGCCGAGCGGCAATTTCGCAGCGATTTGTTTTATCGCTTGAATGTCTTTCCGATTCATTTGCCGCCGCTGCGCGAGCGGAGTGGCGACATTCCATTGTTGGTCGCGTTTTTCGCCCAAAAGTTCGCGCGCCGCTTTCGCAAAAAGATCGAAACCATTCCTGCCGATGCCATCGCGCGGCTGGAACAATATCCCTGGCCGGGCAACGTGCGCGAACTGGAAAATTTCATCGAGCGCGCAGTCATTTTGTCGCGCGGAGCAGAGTTGGAAATTCCGCCTGGTGGTCCTGCGCTACCTGAAGATGCCAACCCCATTAGCACAGCGCCTTCCGTTGCAACCCTCAACTCCCTCGCCAAGCCGGCAACGGTTACGCTGGCGGATAGTGAACGCAACGCCATTTTGCAGGCGTTGCGCGAAACCAACGGGATCGTTGGCGGCGCAAATGGCGCAGCGGCTCGGTTGGGACTGAAACGCACCACGCTGATTTCCAAAATGAACAAGCTCGGAATCAACCGCTCCCAAACAAACGGTTCCTGA